In Camelina sativa cultivar DH55 chromosome 17, Cs, whole genome shotgun sequence, the genomic stretch AAAATTTCTTTCCCCGGTGGAGGCACTCATTTCCATTACGGAGCTGATAAATACATTGCATCAATGGCAAATGTAAGCGTCTCTTTTGGCTCACCTTTTTAACTTCTTCTATAACTTGTTTCTAATGATTTTATTACTTGCAGATGCTTAACTTTTCGAATGATGTATTGAACGACGAAGGCAGATTAAGAACGGTTCTTGATGTTGGATGCGGAGTTGCGAGTTTTGGAGCTTACCTTCTCGCATCTGATATAATGACAATGTCGTTAGCGCCTAATGATGTTCACCAGAACCAAATCCAGTTTGCATTAGAGAGAGGGATCCCTGCTTATCTTGGTGTTTTAGGTACAAAAAGGCTTCCTTACCCGAGCAGATCATTCGAGCTTGCTCATTGTTCTCGATGTAGGATTGATTGGCTTCAAAGAGATGGACTCCTTCTTCTTGAGCTCGATCGTGTACTAAGACCGGGCGGTTATTTCGCTTATTCGTCTCCTGAAGCTTACGCACAAGATGAAGAGAATTTGAAGATATGGAAGGAGATGAGTGCTCTTGTTGAAAGAATGTGTTGGAGAATCGCTgttaaaagaaaccaaactgtGATTTGGCAGAAACCTTTGAGTAATGACTGTTACTTGGAGAGAGAGCCCGGGACACAGCCTCCTCTTTGTCGCTCAGACGCTGATCCTGATGCGGTTTCCGGTGTGTTAATGGAAGCTTGCATCACTCCTTACTCCAAGCGTAAGTTTGCtttattttgggttttgcaTTACTCCTTACTCCTTACTCCTCCTCTTTGGttgtttggttcagtttgtATGCCATATGTCACGTCACAgtcatgttctgtttttctatATGCAGATGATCATAAAACAAAGGGAAGTGGGTTAGCTCCTTGGCCAGCTAGGTTGACTTCATCTCCTCCCCGTCTTGCGGATTTCGGTTATTCAACCGATAGGTTTGAGAAGGACACGGTACTTGAACCACCGCAACCTTTTTTGCAACTATTGATCTTACTTGAGATCGGTTCTTCcacatatttattgttaaaGCACATTCATTGGTTTGTTTGCAGGAACTTTGGAGACAACAAGTGGACAGTTACTGGAATCTGATGTCCTCAAAGATCAAATCAAACACTGTGAGGAACATAATGGACATGAAAGCTCACATGGGTTCTTTCGCAGCTGCTCTTAAAGATAAAGATGTATGGGTTATGAACGTTGTCTCTCCTGAAGGTCCCAACACTCTAAAACTGATCTATGATCGTGGTTTGATCGGGACAAATCATAACTGGTACGTGTACccgaaaaccaaaaactttccATCATCACTTGTGACAATAGTTCACTTTCTCACCATTCCTTATTCTGTTAGGTGCGAGGCTTTCTCTACGTACCCGCGAACATACGATATGTTGCATGCGTGGACAGTATTTTCAgacattagaaacaaaaaatgcaGCGCGGAGGATCTATTGATCGAGATGGATCGGATTCTTAGACCAACAGGATTTGTCATCATCAGAGACAAGGAAAGTGTAGTTGAATCAATCAAGAAGTATATGCCGGCTTTGCATTGGGAGATTGTGGCGTCAGAGAAGGTAAGCACAGGTTCAGAACTTGACcaagagaatgaagatggtgaaaacaaTGTCGTATTCATTGTCCAGAAGAAACTTTGGCTCACCAGTGAAAGCCTTAGGGACACTGAGTAAAACAAACATACTATCAAAagcagagaagaaacaaaacaaagagaaagaaattcTTTAAATTCCAcatgttttttatatagtttttattttgatttttgtagttGATTTGTACGACATAAATGAATTATGATGATATAATACTAAAACTgttcattgttttcttctttttatcttgaagcattctttaatttttctctttcgATGTTTCTTATGTATTACTCTGACCTTATCGAACTGTTTagaatagttttgttttctccaaCTCGTTAGAATATTTAAGTTTGGTTAGAATGTGTTTCCATATGTTTGGTTGGTTAGAATGTTTAACTATGTGATTTTTGCTGTCGGCAGTACAGTACATGTTTGACAGGTTTATTgaagaaaatgtaaaacaaaataaatttttaagtaCCATATAgactttttaatttcaatagaAGAAGATTACTATTGACAAATTCAATGCAGAGATGTGTCCACATAATATGATTAGTTCAacgaatataaatttataacattaaccAGTTCTCAGATTGAGATAAGAATCATCATTTCCcattttaaaatgtttacaaaATGTGGTTATCTacttacaaaaatacattttttaaaaatagagaaaacaatgTGGTTGGTTATAAGATTGGGAGAACAGTAAAAAGTAATAGATTTATTTTCTAGTGCATGGCAGAGGAAATTGCATAGATTAGAGTTTAATAATGCCGACACAAAAGTAagggaagaaaacaaaattattctcAATCAGTCTATGTATATAATCTactgtataaataaatatagatagatGTGTGATGGTAGGAGAAATAAAAAGGGCATCCAATTCCAAACTTAATAAATAATGTAATTTACACaagaatattaatataattaaatgatGGACCACCTAAGTAGtatgttgatttgttgttgttattatatgGTGGTGACTGAGATGTTTTTTACTAATAGtgccaaaatatttttttactttttttaaaaaaaagtgtaagCTTTATGTAAATTAAGCATGTGGAGCTAAAGAgttaattatacaatttttttttttttttttggtcacaaagagttaattatacaaaaataagtACGCAACTTAAGCAAAGGGTAGTTGTTGACCTTTCTTGTCTAATTCATTCAAGATAAGGCtaacattattatattaaaattaaatataaaaaaacccTCTTCTTCTatacttcttctccttctcaacttttttttttttgtgaaattttcctaagaaataaaaagtaaaatcacTCACAGGCAGAGGTCTATCCATATCAGATTTCTCCATCACTTGTCGTCAAAAAACGATATCTTTTTTCTCGCcgcgttttttcttctttttgcccCTTTTTCTAAGTTATTGAAGAAAGATTATTCTTTGATTTTGCTGCTCTGATCTCAAGtctgaagcttttttttttttgctcgatgatgatgatggttggtTGTAGTAGATGTGTACTAATCTCAGTTTGGTTGTAGCATAAGATTTTTAGGTTAAAAATCGATTTGGGTTATTCATCCAAGCAtcaaaaaagcttttttttttttgtgagtttgtttcttttagaaGAAATTCTTGGggggttttttaatttttttttttcttgttttgcttttgtgatCGTTCTTATAACTAGAAGAAAGGAAGGTCTTTTGGGATCCACTCGATCGGATTTTTAGGCGACGCGATTTGTGATCTGGGTGAAAAGTATATTTCAGAGATCAAGCTTGGTCTATACTACTTAGTTGAATTGGTGTCAATTTCATTCTTaggagaaccaaaaaaaagtctactgactttttttattcataaaagGAGATAATGGATCGTGTGGTTGGTGGTAAGTTCAAGCTCGGACGAAAGCTTGGAAGTGGTTCCTTTGGTGAAATTTTCTTAGGTTTGTTCTATttgtcttgtttcttttcttttaatattcttctttgtttatgtCTCCACTTTTTCCAACTCTTTTTTCTGAATTTGCTTTCTTTCAGGAGTGAATGTACAAACCGGAGAAGAAGTGGCTGTTAAGCTCGTAAGTCCTATTTATGATGCTGTTTTGATTtcttgtgttatatatatatataatgcagtGTTTATGTGCTTTGTTCCTGTTGTTGGTCTTTGCATTATGATTTACTTATCTGCCCTTGTTTGTCTTAGTgtttaaacttgattttaatATATGCTTCTTCACGCAGGAACCTCTCCGAGCTAGGCATCCTCAGCTTCATTACGAGTCAAAGCTTTATATGCTTCTCCAAGGAGGAagtatgttttgtgttttatctTCACTCTTGAGTTCAATTCTTACAATCTTCTTTCTGTTTACTAATAATGTatatgtcttttcttttttttggttattgaagCTGGTATTCCTCACATCAAATGGTTTGGGGTTGAGGGTGAATTCAACTGTATGGTGATCGACCTTCTTGGTCCTAGTATGGAGGAATTTTTCAACTATTGCAGTCGATCCTTCACTCTTAAGACTGTTCTCATGCTCGCTGACCAGATGGTATATATATTCCTCCTGCCTTCTCCCACACTGTTTGATTACATGTACTTAACTCGCTTTGGTTTCGAATTTGATTTCGCCAGATAAATAGAGTCGAGTATATGCATGTACGAGGGTTTCTTCATCGTGATATTAAACCAGACAACTTTTTGATGGGTCTTGGACGCAAAGCAAACCAGGTGAGTTTTATAATAAGACTACTCTACTGTCTGAGAGCTTCAGCAAGGGTACATTTGGTTTATATTATCTTTGTTACTTCCTTTGCAGGTGTACATCATTGACTATGGGCTTGCCAAAAAGTATAGAGATCTTCAAACACACAAGCATATTCCATACAGGTACAAACCTTGTCAGCTCGTGTTTCAACTCACAGACTTCTACCCATATGAACTTGCAACTGCCAAAGTACACCTGTTTTCTTAAGTGAATGTCACTTTGATAATCGAGAGTTTTACTTCTTAGGGAAAACAAGAATCTTACAGGGACTGCTCGATATGCAAGTGTCAATACCCATCTTGGAATTGGTGAGTTATTTTCCTGCTTCTTACTATTCTCTTTGCTTTCTCCATCAGTTTGTATGTAGTTGAGAGGACTTGACACTCCTCAGTTTCTTAATtagtattttaataatattactcTTACACAGAGCAAAGCAGAAGGGATGATCTTGAATCTCTTGGCTATATGCTTATGTATTTTCTTCGAGGAAGGTAAAGTGATAAAtctgtattttgttttctttcttttcttgtcttccTATTATGAAACTTGTTCCTGATCCTTAATTTCTGTTTCAGCCTTCCTTGGCAAGGCCTTCGTGCAGCCACCAAAAAGCAGAAGTATGACAAGATCAGTGAAAAGAAGAGGCTTACACCAGTAGAGGTATTGTTTTGCGTCCAGTACTTAGAAACTTCTATGGTTTATTGACTTTAAGttctgaagttgttgttgtactATTGAAGTACTTGAGATAATCTTAACCTTTTGAGATATTCGGCGTTTATAATTACAACCTTAAAATTTCCTTTGACAGGTCCTTTGTAAAGGCTATCCACCTGAGTTCACATCGTATTTTCTCTATGTGCGTTCATTACGGTTTGAAGACAAACCAGATTATTCATACCTAAAGAGGCTTTTCAGAGATCTGTTTATCCGAGAAGGTCAGGAAATTGTCGAAAATACGTATCTGCTGCTGTGCATATTTTTATGTAACATTTAACAAAAAACACTCAAGAAATTGCTTTTGATTCTTATTTCTGCAGGTTATCAGTTTGACTATGTATTCGATTGGACAATATTGAGGTATCCACAGTTTGGCTCCAGTTCCAGCTCCAATTCCAAACCAAGAGTAAGTCTGTTCTGAAGCTATAATGTGGAGAATTGTTATCATTTTTAAATAGAGTATCAACCGTCTCACGCTTTTCCTCTGTTCCAATAGCCAAGCTTAAGACCTGCTATGAATATTCCAGTACCATCTACCGACAAAGCGGAGAAGCCTTCAAGTAAGTATCAGCTTTTAAAACCTGCTTCTGCTTTATATTTCTTAGCTTTACAATCACTGGTAGAGTAACTCGATTTGGTTTTGTGCTAAATTAACCTGTCTTCCCTCTGGTTAAAGATGTATTATTATGCCATGCTTTAAATTAATGATTAAGTTCAGGAACTGGTACACTAACTCTAACGCTTGTTGAAGGAACTCGGATATTAACAAACCTTTCCTCTTAACTATATACAGTTGGGCAGGACAGTCGCGAGAGGTTCTCAGGTGTTTTCGAGGCGTACACTAGAAGAAATAGTTCAGGAACTGGCGTTCAAGCTGATCGATCTGGTAGACCAAGAACCTCGGAGAATGTTCTTGCATCCAAGGATACGGTTAGTacatcaaaagaaaagagaaacatttcTATTTCCTTCTTTCGTAAACCTCAAGATCCAAGACTGAAACTACCCTAATTATGTTTGGGAATTTAACACAAAGTACCTTTATTTGTTTGGTTGAATCAGCAAAACCAGGAGAGGCCAATCACTTTATCTAGGAACCAGAGTTTAACAAGAAAAGCAGTTGCTGGGTCAAGTGTTCGAGCCACTTCCTCGGCTGATTTCACAGAGAATCGATTGAGTAGACTCGTCCCAAACAATGGTCGGTCCTCTACAACTCAGAGGACCCAGTTCGCTTCTTCGTCCTCATCATTAGCCATGAAGGCTGCTCCAGCAAGAACTGCTCGTGACATTACGCTCCAGAGCCTCGAGCTCCTCAGTATTGGGAACAGCAAGAGGAAGTGACTGGCTGAAATTTGCCGCCCGCCAGATTCACAGTTGGTTCATATCTTTATCCATCTTTGTTTGAGAAATTACtgttaagaaagaaaaacatacatGATTTGCTTACAGATATGtgatataaaatttatacatGGCTTTACTTCATAAAATCAGTGTTGTTCATATtgtatttgttaaatttatattattctcTATACCAATGTATGGTGCGTTTAAATGTGTCTCAGCCTTAAAGAGTCTGAAACCAAGTCATATATCATTCTTGTAACAAGAAAttattaatgaaattaatttcTCTAAAT encodes the following:
- the LOC104754579 gene encoding probable methyltransferase PMT8, whose protein sequence is MMRGRSDGGQKKRLIASVCVVALFVCFLFMYYGSSSQGASALEYGRSLRKLGSSYLGGDDDNGDAKQDDPVTSAEDSLVVAKSFPVCDDRHSEIIPCLDRNFIYQMRLKLDLSVMEHYERHCPPPERRFNCLIPPPSGYKVPIKWPKSRDEVWKANIPHTHLAKEKSDQNWMVEKGEKISFPGGGTHFHYGADKYIASMANMLNFSNDVLNDEGRLRTVLDVGCGVASFGAYLLASDIMTMSLAPNDVHQNQIQFALERGIPAYLGVLGTKRLPYPSRSFELAHCSRCRIDWLQRDGLLLLELDRVLRPGGYFAYSSPEAYAQDEENLKIWKEMSALVERMCWRIAVKRNQTVIWQKPLSNDCYLEREPGTQPPLCRSDADPDAVSGVLMEACITPYSKHDHKTKGSGLAPWPARLTSSPPRLADFGYSTDRFEKDTELWRQQVDSYWNLMSSKIKSNTVRNIMDMKAHMGSFAAALKDKDVWVMNVVSPEGPNTLKLIYDRGLIGTNHNWCEAFSTYPRTYDMLHAWTVFSDIRNKKCSAEDLLIEMDRILRPTGFVIIRDKESVVESIKKYMPALHWEIVASEKVSTGSELDQENEDGENNVVFIVQKKLWLTSESLRDTE
- the LOC104754580 gene encoding casein kinase 1-like protein 13; the encoded protein is MDRVVGGKFKLGRKLGSGSFGEIFLGVNVQTGEEVAVKLEPLRARHPQLHYESKLYMLLQGGTGIPHIKWFGVEGEFNCMVIDLLGPSMEEFFNYCSRSFTLKTVLMLADQMINRVEYMHVRGFLHRDIKPDNFLMGLGRKANQVYIIDYGLAKKYRDLQTHKHIPYRENKNLTGTARYASVNTHLGIEQSRRDDLESLGYMLMYFLRGSLPWQGLRAATKKQKYDKISEKKRLTPVEVLCKGYPPEFTSYFLYVRSLRFEDKPDYSYLKRLFRDLFIREGYQFDYVFDWTILRYPQFGSSSSSNSKPRPSLRPAMNIPVPSTDKAEKPSIGQDSRERFSGVFEAYTRRNSSGTGVQADRSGRPRTSENVLASKDTQNQERPITLSRNQSLTRKAVAGSSVRATSSADFTENRLSRLVPNNGRSSTTQRTQFASSSSSLAMKAAPARTARDITLQSLELLSIGNSKRK